The window CGACGGCAACCTGGCCGTCGAGGGCTTGTCGCGCCGCACGCTCTATGCCGGCCTGCAGGTCAGCTGGCGCGGCCTGTGGCTGCAGGGACTGCAACAGTGGCACCGGGTCAGCGATTCGCCGCTGCCGGATGTGGCGTCCGCCCCGGACGGCACGGCGTGGTACCGCCACCTCGTCCTGAAGGCCGCGTGGCGACAGCGCGACCCCTGGGGCGACGCGTGGGTGCTGCGCGGCAACTGGCACAGCATCGACCGCCAGGCGCCGCTGGAGTGGAAGACCTACCTGGGCGACCACGGCACCCTGCGGGGCTACGAGGCCCTGGAGCTCGTCGGCGACGGGGGCGGTTGGGCCAGTCTGGACGTGCGGTGGAACCTGGATCCGTTCGGGTCGCTGCGGGTGCCGTTGCTGAAGTCCCTCGGCCTGCAGCCCATCACCTTCGCCGACTGGGGGCGCGTCTTCCGGCGCGACGGCCCCCTCGACGACTACCCCGGCGGCCGGGGCTGGCGCGCCGACGTGGGCGTGGGCCTGGGCAAGTACCTGGGTCTCGGCGGCAAGCTGCGCAACGTGCGGCTCTTCGCGGCGAAGCCGGTGGGCGAGGGGGCGCGCGGGTGGCCGTGGATGTACACGCTGGCGCTGGAGGCGTGGTAGGAGTTGATATATTCGACCCAATGGAATGAAATGGATATAACCACTGGAGCCGATATGATCAAGAAACTGTGCAACGTCGGTAACAGCAACGCGTTGATCCTGGACAAACCGATCCTGGAACTGCTCGGACTCGAGGAGGAGGGACAGGTCAAGCTGACCATAAGCGACGGTTCTCTGATCATCACACCCACAGAGCCGCGACCCGTAGATCAGGATCGCTTCGAGTCGAGTCTCGAACGGGTCATCGAGGAACGCCGGCGCGTCTTGAGGCGGCTCGCGGAGTGAGGTCTGAGCCGTTTTATCTGACGACGTCACTGATCGTGCGGATCCACAGACGCATGCTCGCGGAATTCGGCGGCGATCCCGGTCTCAGGGACAGGGGACTGCTCGAAGCCGCCGCCACCATGCCCAGGGCGACCTTCGACTGCGTGTTCCTGCAC of the bacterium genome contains:
- a CDS encoding ShlB/FhaC/HecB family hemolysin secretion/activation protein, with the translated sequence QYYELEHWRAGLRITPRPQLSLLLGGGGGRHRPLGVATDWSLFGDRAAVDGNLAVEGLSRRTLYAGLQVSWRGLWLQGLQQWHRVSDSPLPDVASAPDGTAWYRHLVLKAAWRQRDPWGDAWVLRGNWHSIDRQAPLEWKTYLGDHGTLRGYEALELVGDGGGWASLDVRWNLDPFGSLRVPLLKSLGLQPITFADWGRVFRRDGPLDDYPGGRGWRADVGVGLGKYLGLGGKLRNVRLFAAKPVGEGARGWPWMYTLALEAW
- a CDS encoding AbrB/MazE/SpoVT family DNA-binding domain-containing protein; amino-acid sequence: MIKKLCNVGNSNALILDKPILELLGLEEEGQVKLTISDGSLIITPTEPRPVDQDRFESSLERVIEERRRVLRRLAE